CAGGTACATCATCTGCGCCGCTTCCGGCGTGCCGCCCATGGGGGCGCCCGATTTCATGTCGACCGTCACCATGAACTGGCCGTAGAGCTGTGGGCTTCCCGGGCGCACCAGCTGGGTAAAGGCGAGGCCGGCCAGCGCCTCGGCATTGACCTGCGCGACGGCACCGACGGAGGAGGCCGATGTCGAGGCGCCGCACAGCGCGAAAGGCGCCAGGATGCAGGGCTGGTTATGCGCCGCATAGACCTTCAGCGCATCGAGCATGGTCGCGTCCCACACCAGGGGCGAATTGCAGTTGGTGATCGACACGACGACGGTATTGTCGCGCACGAAATCGTCGCCGAAGACGATGCCCGCCATCTTCATGACATCCTCGGCCCGCTCCTTGGCGGTGACAATGCCCATGAAGGGCTTGTCCGAATATTTGAGCGCCGAATGGATGATATGGAGATGCCGCTTCGGCACCGCGACCTCCATCGGCTCGCAGATGATCGAGCTCGAGGAGTGAAGCGTCGGCGACATATAGGCGAGCTTGTGGAAGTTGTTGAGGTCGGCGAGCGAGCCGTAGCGACGCTGATTGTCGAGATCGCGCACATAGGGCGCGCCATACATCGGCACGAAGACCGAATTCTTGCCACCGATGGTCACCGAGCGCTCCGGATTGCGCGCATGCTGGGTGAATTCAGGCGGGATCTGGCTGACGAGCCCCATGAGCAAGGCGCGGTCGATGCGCACCCGCGTGTCGCGCACATCGGCGCCGGCGCGCGTCCACATGGCGATCGCTTCGGCATCGCGGAACTCGCAGCCCACCTCTTCGAGGATCTTCAGCGACTCCTCATGGATGAGCTCGATCGCCTCGGCGGGCACGATCTCATAGACGGGAATATTGCGGGTGAGCGCCGGGAAAGACGGCATCGCCCGGGCGCGCAAGCTTCGCCGGCCTTCGCGCCCGCCGCTACGCCGTCCCTGGGCCGAGACCTGCTTGGACATTTCATGCGTGTCGATGGCGGGGCGGGTGTTTTCCATGGGATGGAGCCTAACGCCGCCCGCGCCGGTCTGTCTTCCGCAAAACGACGCGAATCCGCACTTACCGCCCCGTGAGCGGTATAGATCAGGAGGAGGAAGAGGACAGCGCCGTGCTCTCGGCATCCGGTCCGGCGGTTCCCGCCTGCCCGGCGCCGCGGCGCCATTCGCGCAGGACGGCCAATCCCAGAAGCACGATGCCGGCAAGGGTGACATAGAGGCGGACCGGTTCATAATAGGTGAGCAGAACATCCGCGCCGAAGGCGAGAAGGAGCAGTTTATTGCAGACCGAACATGCGACACCGAGAAAGCCCTATGTTCCGCCGACGCCCGCCGCACGAAGCGAGCATGCCGGACGCCTGACAACCGTATAGACGCCGAGAAGCAGCGAGAGCATTCCCAACAGTCCGATCTCCCAGCCTCCGACGGGCGTCATCCGGATGAAGAGCGGATTCTCCCATAGCGCCGCCACAGTGCCGAGCATGCCGAAGGCGACCAGCGAAACCGCCATTCCCTTCATCAATCGATATGCTGAGTAGGCCAAGGCAGGGGTCCCTTGGTGCAATTCATCGATCATCCGACCGGACTCATCCGGGTTTCTCCCGGTCCGGGCGACCCTTGGCGCCGGCGCCAGGTCAGGATGGAAGCGGCGATCCTGAGCACGAGAACGAGCACAACAAGCCCGGCAAACCAAATCTGAAGTGGGTTTGCGTCGGGTGTCTGCCGGTGAAAATGGAGGAAATGGATGAAGAGGAAATACGCCGTATGCGCCAGAACAAGCGCCCATAGCACATAGGCGGCACTCTGGACGAACTTCCAGGTGGCGGCGCCCAGGAACCGCACCGCGCGGTCGGCGGAGGTCATTGCGAGAACCAACCCATAGAGGAGCGCGGCAAGGCCGATAATATTGGCCAGTCCGAAGCCATGCTCGATCATGACATAGCGGGCGAGATCGGGATGGAATGCCAGCCCGACGAGACGCGCGAGATCCCATTCCAGCCAGCCGTCGAATATGATCAGCGTGTGGATCAGCGCCAGAAGCACGGCATAAATGCCGAACTCGCGGCGCAGCGGAACCAGCAGACGCAGCCGGGTCAGAAGGCGCGCCGCCGGACCGATCGCCATCGTCAGTGTCAAGAGGAGCAGGGACGCATCCGCCGTCGCCCGGTTCCATCTGTGCATGGGGCTCCACTGGCCGTGAACGGCGCCGAACAGATACACGAGCAAGGCGGCGAGGACGATGGCGAGGATATGGCGCCAGGGAGCGGAGCGCAGAAGAAAGCCCAGATGCATTGAAGGTCCTTAGATCACGATGAGTTTGGATCGAATCGATAAACGTGATCGATTCTAGTGGTTAGCGCGGGATTCTCGCGAAAAACCGGTATCCACTTTTTCGCATCCCGCGCTAGGGTCGGTTCTGGATGTTGCGGGCTGCCTGAATACGCCGGTTCCCGGCGAACCCATCATCACAGTTCCTTGATTTCACTTGATGAATGGGACATCTGCCGGTGTCATTCAGCGACGCCCTCGTCGTCGGGGCCGAGCCCGCGCGGGATCGAGGCGACGAAGCGCGAGAACAATTCCCCCTGCGAACCGATACCGAGTTTCAAATAAATGTTCTTGCGGTGGATGCGTACCGTGCCGGTGGCGATGCCGAGCCTTTTGCCGATGGCTTCCGATGAATTGCCTTTGAGCACGAGCTCCACGATCTCGCTCTCGCGCGATGTAAGCCGGCCCTCGCCGAAATGAAGGAAGGCCGAAGCGAGGAGACGTTCGGT
This genomic stretch from Nordella sp. HKS 07 harbors:
- a CDS encoding ferric reductase-like transmembrane domain-containing protein, with the translated sequence MHLGFLLRSAPWRHILAIVLAALLVYLFGAVHGQWSPMHRWNRATADASLLLLTLTMAIGPAARLLTRLRLLVPLRREFGIYAVLLALIHTLIIFDGWLEWDLARLVGLAFHPDLARYVMIEHGFGLANIIGLAALLYGLVLAMTSADRAVRFLGAATWKFVQSAAYVLWALVLAHTAYFLFIHFLHFHRQTPDANPLQIWFAGLVVLVLVLRIAASILTWRRRQGSPGPGETRMSPVG
- a CDS encoding trimethylamine methyltransferase family protein, which codes for MSKQVSAQGRRSGGREGRRSLRARAMPSFPALTRNIPVYEIVPAEAIELIHEESLKILEEVGCEFRDAEAIAMWTRAGADVRDTRVRIDRALLMGLVSQIPPEFTQHARNPERSVTIGGKNSVFVPMYGAPYVRDLDNQRRYGSLADLNNFHKLAYMSPTLHSSSSIICEPMEVAVPKRHLHIIHSALKYSDKPFMGIVTAKERAEDVMKMAGIVFGDDFVRDNTVVVSITNCNSPLVWDATMLDALKVYAAHNQPCILAPFALCGASTSASSVGAVAQVNAEALAGLAFTQLVRPGSPQLYGQFMVTVDMKSGAPMGGTPEAAQMMYLMGALARKYNLPWRTSGFHVGSKLNDAQAGYEANMLMHAAILSGAHYIWHVAGWLEAGLCAGYSKFVTDTEQLASWYKYGQGVSFADFKDAMQAVREVGPAGHFLGTQHTLEHFESAFFMPTLMDFNSFEQWSAEGAKDHDQRGREKARAMLAQYEEPKLDEAVEEALNDFIARREAELPNSVN